From a region of the Sinorhizobium sp. B11 genome:
- a CDS encoding cytidine deaminase, with protein MSHDLFEAARGAMAFAHAPYSKFPVGAAIRAEDGKVYTGANIENLSFPQGWCAEPTAIGAMIMGGAKKIVEMAVIAEKLPLCPPCGGCRQKISEFAGKDTKIYLCDEAGVKKTMTMEQLLPFSFETELG; from the coding sequence ATGTCTCACGACCTGTTCGAAGCCGCGCGCGGCGCCATGGCCTTCGCGCACGCTCCTTATTCCAAGTTCCCGGTCGGCGCGGCGATCCGCGCCGAGGATGGCAAGGTCTATACCGGCGCCAATATCGAGAACCTCTCCTTCCCTCAAGGGTGGTGCGCCGAGCCGACGGCGATCGGCGCCATGATCATGGGTGGCGCGAAGAAGATCGTCGAAATGGCCGTCATCGCCGAAAAACTGCCGCTCTGCCCGCCTTGCGGCGGCTGCCGGCAGAAGATCTCGGAATTCGCCGGCAAGGACACGAAGATCTACCTTTGCGACGAAGCCGGCGTGAAGAAGACGATGACCATGGAACAGCTTCTTCCCTTCAGCTTCGAGACGGAACTCGGATGA
- a CDS encoding purine-nucleoside phosphorylase, with amino-acid sequence MIATIDLLAALLGGLKPRYGIVLGSGLGSLVSELTDVVCIPYKDLPGFPVSAVSGHAGEVVAGHLGSVPVIMLSGRVHYYEKGDANAMRLPIEVLHALGVEALILTNSAGSLKDDIPPGSVMQIADHINYSGMNPLIGQESDHRFVGMTNAYDAELSAAMQKAAKTLGIPLASGVYMWFSGPSFETPAEIRMARILGADAVGMSTVPEVIIARMLGLRVAAASVITNYGAGMTGNELSHEETKDMAPVGGARLAAILKEMIAGH; translated from the coding sequence ATGATCGCGACCATCGATCTGCTCGCGGCTCTGCTCGGCGGGCTCAAACCGCGCTACGGCATCGTGCTCGGCTCCGGCCTCGGCTCGCTTGTCAGCGAGCTTACCGATGTCGTGTGCATTCCTTACAAGGACCTGCCGGGTTTCCCGGTCAGCGCCGTCTCCGGCCATGCCGGAGAGGTCGTCGCCGGCCATCTCGGCTCGGTGCCGGTCATCATGCTCTCCGGCCGCGTCCACTATTATGAGAAGGGCGATGCCAATGCCATGCGCCTGCCGATCGAGGTCTTGCACGCCCTCGGCGTCGAGGCCCTGATCCTCACCAATTCGGCGGGCTCACTGAAAGACGACATTCCGCCCGGCTCGGTCATGCAGATTGCCGACCACATCAATTATTCCGGCATGAACCCGCTGATCGGGCAGGAGAGCGATCATCGTTTCGTCGGCATGACCAACGCTTATGATGCCGAGCTTTCGGCGGCGATGCAAAAGGCAGCGAAGACGCTCGGCATCCCGCTCGCAAGCGGCGTCTACATGTGGTTCTCGGGCCCGAGCTTCGAAACGCCGGCCGAAATCCGCATGGCGCGTATTCTCGGCGCCGATGCGGTCGGCATGTCGACCGTGCCTGAAGTCATCATCGCAAGAATGCTGGGCCTGAGGGTTGCGGCAGCCTCGGTAATCACCAACTATGGGGCTGGCATGACCGGAAACGAGCTCAGCCACGAGGAAACCAAGGATATGGCGCCGGTTGGCGGTGCCCGTCTCGCCGCCATACTCAAAGAAATGATTGCCGGACACTGA
- the deoC gene encoding deoxyribose-phosphate aldolase, whose protein sequence is MNSHSSRETAAVALSLLDLTNLKDDCTQEQIDTLCARAQTPYGSSAAICIWPRFVAHARIVLGKGHPVRIATVVNFPSGDMEIADVAAETREAIADGADEIDLVIPYRKLMAGNEKAVIDMVAAVRAECVAPVLLKVIIEAGELKDAALIRRASELAIEAGTDFIKTSTGKVAVNATLEAADIMIRAIRESGRKVGFKPAGGISTVADAALYLSLAETIMTPDWAMPSTFRFGASGLLDNILSVLSGTEPKPAAASSY, encoded by the coding sequence ATGAACAGCCATTCCAGCCGGGAAACGGCCGCCGTCGCCCTTTCCCTTCTCGATCTCACAAACCTGAAGGACGATTGCACCCAGGAGCAGATCGACACGCTTTGCGCCCGCGCGCAGACACCCTATGGCAGCAGCGCGGCAATCTGCATCTGGCCTCGTTTCGTCGCCCATGCCCGCATCGTGCTCGGCAAGGGCCACCCGGTCCGTATTGCGACCGTTGTCAATTTTCCCTCCGGTGATATGGAAATCGCCGATGTCGCCGCCGAAACGCGTGAGGCGATCGCCGATGGCGCCGATGAGATCGATCTCGTCATCCCCTATCGCAAGCTGATGGCAGGCAACGAGAAGGCCGTTATCGATATGGTCGCGGCCGTGCGCGCCGAATGTGTTGCGCCTGTCCTGTTGAAGGTCATTATCGAAGCCGGCGAGCTGAAGGATGCCGCTCTCATCCGCCGCGCCTCGGAACTGGCGATCGAAGCCGGCACCGATTTCATCAAGACCTCCACCGGCAAGGTCGCCGTCAACGCGACGCTCGAAGCGGCCGACATCATGATCCGCGCGATCCGCGAGAGTGGTCGCAAGGTGGGCTTCAAGCCGGCCGGCGGCATATCGACCGTCGCCGATGCTGCCCTTTATCTGAGCCTTGCCGAAACCATCATGACGCCGGACTGGGCGATGCCCTCCACCTTTCGTTTCGGCGCGTCCGGCCTGCTCGACAATATCCTCTCCGTTCTCAGCGGCACGGAGCCGAAGCCGGCGGCAGCCTCGAGCTATTGA
- the deoA gene encoding thymidine phosphorylase produces the protein MIPQEIIRQKRNGAELPTGDIDAFIAALAAGNLSEGQIGAFAMAVWFKGMSRTETVALTLAMARSGDMLSWEGIGRPVADKHSTGGVGDNVSLMLAPIAAACGLAVPMISGRGLGHTGGTLDKLESIPGYTINPDAGLFRKVVKEVGCAIIGPTGALAPADGRLYAVRDVTATVDSIPLITASILSKKLAAGLQTLVLDVKTGNGAFMADPEQAIVLAHSLVEVANGAGVKTSALITDMNQPLADSAGNAVEVRNCLDFLAGRKTGTRLETIVLAFAAEMLVQSGIATSLLEAESKAQDALSSGNAVEIFARMVHMLGGPADLLERPDAYLRKAPVERPVPASRAGWLAACDARDVGVSVIDLGGGRRHPADRIDHSVGFTGLLPLGTHVHEGDPIALVHAADEASAEKAVASLAANYRIADEKPELPPVIAGRI, from the coding sequence ATGATCCCGCAGGAGATCATCCGCCAGAAGCGCAACGGCGCGGAACTGCCGACTGGTGATATCGACGCCTTTATCGCGGCGCTGGCTGCCGGCAATCTGTCGGAAGGCCAGATCGGCGCATTCGCCATGGCCGTCTGGTTCAAGGGCATGTCGCGCACCGAGACCGTTGCACTGACGCTCGCCATGGCGCGCTCCGGCGACATGCTCTCCTGGGAAGGCATCGGCCGGCCAGTCGCAGACAAGCACTCGACCGGCGGGGTGGGCGACAACGTCTCGCTGATGCTTGCCCCGATTGCCGCTGCCTGCGGTCTGGCCGTACCGATGATATCAGGTCGCGGCCTTGGCCATACCGGTGGAACGCTGGACAAGCTCGAATCCATTCCAGGCTATACGATCAATCCGGATGCCGGTCTCTTCCGCAAGGTGGTGAAAGAGGTCGGCTGCGCCATCATCGGCCCGACCGGTGCTTTGGCGCCGGCCGACGGCAGGCTCTATGCCGTGCGCGATGTAACGGCGACCGTCGATTCCATCCCGCTGATCACAGCCTCTATCCTCTCGAAGAAACTTGCCGCCGGCCTTCAGACCCTGGTGCTCGATGTCAAAACCGGTAACGGCGCCTTCATGGCCGATCCGGAGCAGGCAATCGTGCTGGCGCATTCCCTGGTGGAGGTCGCAAATGGCGCGGGTGTGAAGACATCTGCGCTGATCACGGACATGAACCAACCGCTTGCCGATAGCGCCGGCAATGCCGTGGAAGTCCGCAACTGCCTCGATTTTCTGGCAGGGCGAAAGACCGGTACCCGCCTCGAAACGATCGTGCTTGCCTTTGCCGCCGAAATGCTCGTGCAGTCGGGTATCGCGACTTCGCTTCTCGAGGCGGAGAGCAAGGCGCAGGATGCTCTCTCTTCCGGCAACGCTGTGGAGATCTTCGCGCGCATGGTCCATATGCTCGGCGGCCCGGCCGATCTTCTGGAACGGCCGGATGCCTATCTGCGCAAGGCGCCCGTCGAACGGCCGGTTCCGGCATCGCGCGCCGGCTGGCTCGCCGCCTGCGATGCCCGTGATGTCGGCGTCAGCGTCATCGATCTCGGCGGCGGACGACGCCATCCGGCCGACCGGATCGACCACAGCGTCGGCTTCACCGGCCTGCTGCCGCTTGGAACGCATGTGCATGAGGGCGATCCGATCGCGCTCGTTCACGCGGCAGACGAGGCTTCGGCCGAAAAGGCCGTCGCCTCTCTTGCTGCAAACTATCGTATTGCAGACGAGAAGCCGGAGCTTCCACCTGTCATCGCCGGCCGTATCTGA